In the genome of Nitratireductor sp. GISD-1A_MAKvit, the window GCCCAATGGGGCGCCGACACTCGATCCCGAAACACGAGACCGGCTCCACCAGCGCGGGATCGGCATCGAAACCGCCGACATCGTCCGCATTGTGGGGGAAGCGGGTGTGCAACTTGCGGATGGGCGTGCGCTCTCCTTCTCCGGGCTCTTTGTTGCACCGCGGGTCGAGCCTTCGGGCAGCCTCTCGACAACGCTCGGCTGCGCGCTTCATGACACGCCACTTGGCACGCAGATTGAAACGAATGCGGCGAAGGAAACCTCCGTTCCCGGCGTTTATGCCTGTGGTGATGTGGCGGTGGTACCCCACTCCGTTTCGCTAGCCGTGGCGGACGGAGCGATGGCCGGGGCACAGGTACACCGTTCTCTGGTCTGGCCCGGATAGGACGTGACATGCCACCTTCACAAATGACGGCCACCACCTCGGCCGCGGGATATGAAGAGCGCGTGATGCAGCAGGTACCCGGCCTCGCCGACATGCATCGCATGGCTGGTATTCTTCTTGAAGAGCATGTGCCGCAGAACGGGCGCGTTCTGGTGCTGGGTGCGGGCGGCGGGCTTGAGATACGCAATCTTGCCCGCGCCCATCCCGGTTGGCGCTTCGACGGCGTTGACCCCTCCGCCGATATGCTGGCGCTGGCCCGCACCACGCTCGGCGATCTGCAGAAACGGGTGACCTTTCACCATGGTTATATCGAGGACGCGCCCGATGCGCGCTTTGACGGCGCGTCCTGTTTTCTGACCCTGCATTTTTTGCCGCGCGAAGCCCGGCTAGACACGATGCGGGCGCTGCGTCGCCGGCTGAAACCCGGCGCGCCCCTTGTCGTGGCGCATCACAGCTTTTCCATCGACACGGCAGCCGGCGAACGATGGCTAAGGCGCAGTGCCCGCTTTCATGCGGCCTCGGGAGAAGCTTCGAACCGGGTGATGACCCAGATTGAAGCCATGCGAAAAAGTCTGCCGGCATTGCCACCCGAAGAAGACGAAGCCCTGCTTGCCGAAGCGGGCTTTGGCGATGTGGAGCTTTTTTATGCGGCCTTCAGCTTTCGTGGCTGGGTGTGCCGCGCCCTGCCCGATCCCTGAACGCGCGCAGGTGCGCGCGGGAAGTCCAGCTCTTTTATGGCGCGCTGCCAAAATATTTGAGGCGCAATTCCTCCAATCCTCCACTTTCCTGCAACTCAAGGATCTTCAAGGTTGCCTCCCGCAAAAGCTCGCTGTCGTGAGGGAACGCGAAGCCGTATTTATCGGGGTGAAAGAGGGCTCCGACAACGGTCATTTCGTCGTGCGGATTGTGGTAGGCATGGTATTCCAGCACCGGCGCATCGCCGACAATGGCATCCACTCGGCCATTTTTCATGGCTGCGACCGCCGCGTCGAGATCTTTGTAGGGCCGTGTCGCGATACCGAGTTCGGTGAGATAGTCTTCCGCGGAGCTGTCGGCAATAACACCTGTTGTCTTGTCCGTCAGATCTGCGAGCGAATTGATCTGCTGCTCGATGGAAACAGCGGTCATGACGCTTGTGACCGAAGATGTGATGTAAGCAACCACCGCAACACCGCAGACCAGCCACAGAGCCGACCAGATTCGTCCCACCCACCCGAACAGGTTCTTTCGCGATGCCTTGCCCGTGGTCGCGATGGACATCACCTGATGGAAGCTCTCAGCAATGCCTTCTCGCCAGCGGCGCGGGAAATCCCTGTCGAAACGGCGGTCAAACAGCGTGAGTGCAATGGTGGACAGGACGATCACGAAAACAAGCCATGCATAGGCCCGCAAATGACCGGCATCGCGCAGGCCCCGACACGATACTCCCAAAGCTGGAAGCCCCTTCATCGGGAACCATGATGCGCATGCCGGCATCGTACCAGGGTTGGCTGAACGAGACCGTCTCCGCACGCCGGTGCGTGATGGTGAGATTGGTGACAGCAACCTCGACCTCTCCCGCGCCCACTGCGGCCACAAGCTGGCGCAGGGTTGGGTAGACTGTGTAACGATGGGTCAGCCCCAATTTCGCGGAGACCATCTCCCAGAGATCGATCGCCATTCCCTCATATGCACCGGGTTCTCCCCTGACAAAGGGCGGGCTGAGAAAGATGCCGACTTCAGTCTGGCGCGCAGGCTCTTCTGCAGGGGCCTGAGCGAATGCGGGCTGCACGCCAAGCAGGGACATGACCAGGCAGGCCCACACGATCCAGCGCCAAGCCCCCGTGGATGCGGGGTTTCGACGGAAACGAAATGGTTGCCAGTCCGTGCAATGCATTGAGCCCTCCTGATTGGCCCCACCTGAATTGGTGGAAGATCAGAACCATGATGGGGCCGAGACTGTTTACAACCGGTTTTTCCTACCGGATGACCAGAACTAATCCGTCTTTTCCACGTGATTGTTTCTGAGCTTCGTCACTGCATTGCCATGGGCGTCGAAGCCTTCATAACGTGCGAAGCGCAGCGTGTGGGGAGCGAACGCGGCGTAGCCTTCAGCCGTCACGTGACCAATGGATGAGGCTTTCATGAAATCGTGCACGCCAAGCGGCGAATGCGCGCGCGCCATGCCCGACGTGGGCAGAACGGCGTTCGGCCCCATCGCGTAATTGGCCATGGAACCTGCCGCATATTCGCCAAGCAGGATTTCCGACGCATTGCGCACGCGCGACAGATACTCAAAAGGTGCCTTCGACAGGATCTGCAAATGCTCGGGCGCGTAGTCGTTGACGAAGGCGAACGCCTCTTCCGGCGTGTCCGCGAGCACGATGCCGCCGCTCGTGCCGCCCAGCACATCCGAGGAGTAGCGCACGCGCTCGGCGCTCATCTCGGCCCAGAACCTCGGCAGCGCATCGCGCACCTTTTCCGCAACCTCCCGCGACCAGGTGACGAGGAAGTTGGAGCTGTCGCTGCCGTGTTCGGCCTCGACCAGGAGATCGAGTGCGGCGATTTCCGGATCGGCAGTCTCATCTGCCAGAACGATGCTCTCGGTGGGACCCGCCGGCAGGCGCGAGGCGATCTGGCCCTGAAGCAGACGCTTGGCGGCGGCGATCCACGGGCTGCCCGGCCCCTCGAACTTGGCGCAGCGGGGCACCGTTGCCGTGCCGAATGCGGCGGCGGCAACGGCCTGGCCGCCACCGGCCTTGTAGACATGCTTCACGCCGGCAATGCGCGCGGCAACCAGCGTGGCCGCATCCACCTTGCCGTCTGGTCCGGGCGGGGTGAGCACAATGGGCATCGGCACACCGGCCACCACGGCCGGGATCGCGGTCATGAGCGTCATGGAGGGGAAGGTGCCCTTGCCGCGCGGGGAATAGAGCGCAACGCTGTCGATGGGCGTGGTACGTTCGCCAACGAGAACGCCGGGGCGGATTTCCTTCATCCACATCTCTTCCGGCCGCTGCGCCTCGTGGAATCGGCGGATGTTGTCGGCGCAGAACTCCAGCGTCTCGATCATCTCCGGCTCGAGCGTCCTGAAGGCTGTCTCGAAATCCTCTTCCGTTGCCGCGATCTCGTCGGGCTCGACCTGCGCCTTGTCGAACATGCGCGCGAAGCGAGAGAGCGCCACGTCGCCTTCCTTGCGCACCGCCTCGATGATGGGCGCGACATTCTCCAGGAAATGGGTGAGATCGTCTTCCGTTCTCGTCAAGAGCGTCTTGCGCTCTTCATCGGACAGTTTTGACAATTCGTGCCAGGCAACGCGGTTCGACATTTTCATCCACCAGTTCAAAGGATGCGTTTGGGCGCCACGTATAAATGATTTTCGGGCGAGGCATAGCCCCAGCGCGCCGGCTCGATCAGCGAGCATGCCCTCATAGATGCCGGGCGTGGAGCCGGGTATCTCGATTGCACCGCACTGGCGCCTGTAGAACTCCACCGGGCCGGCGGCTCCGATCACCGCATAGGCATAACCGGCCTCGCGCATTGCCTGGAGCGTTGCCATGAGCAGCGCCGCACCAACGCCGCGCCCGCGCGCGGCCTCATCAACGCCGGTCGGGCCGAAGAAGCCCTTCGCCGTGGCATCGTAGCAGGCAAAGCCCAGCAGCCTGCCGTCTTCCACCGCGACCAGAACATTGGTCGGCTGCGCCGCCATGGCCACGGCGCATTCACTGGCCCAGTTGCGGCTGAAATGCTTCTCGGCGAAATCGCACACGACATGCATTTCCGGCCCGATGGCGCGGCGAATGACAATGCCCTCGGCCACGGGTCTGGCCGGCGGGAGCTTGTAGAGAGGCACGAGCATATCAGTCATGGTCTGCATCCGAATAGGCAACGAAATGGTCTGGCGCAACCTCACGATAACCCGAGATGGGGCGCGCCGCACGTGCCCGCACGGCCTCCGCGCTCGTTTTCAGCGATGCCTCGCTGGAGGCCGAGAACCTGCTTGTTTCGGTGCGCGGTGCAATCGACAGCGCGCTGCCGGTAACGGCAGGCGAAAGACAGGCCAAGCCAGCGCCTGCTTCGGATGAGGCCTATCGCGCGGACCGGCTGAGCCATGTGCTGCGCCACTATACCTATGGCCCTAAAAGCGCGCATCTGATCCTGAAGGTAGGATTATCCGTCCTTCAGGTGGCGGCTGGCAAGATAGGCCGCTTTTGCCGGCACCGAGAGCCAGGCCTTCGCCAGCGCCACACGCTCGGGCGTGTAGTGATGCTCGACATCGAGCATGTTGACGGTGCCGACCAGCGTGTCGCCCAGCACCACCGGCAGGTTGATGACCGAGCCGCAGCCGAGCTCGCCGATGAGCCTGGCGTCGGGGAACACGGTGTCGATATCGGCCAGCGTGTTGGCGACGAAGCACTCGCGCTTTTTGTGCACCGTCTCGAACCAGCGGTCATAGTGGATCGGCTTGGTGCCGGAGACGGGGTATTCTTCCGGGTGCGAGGTGTAGGAACGGCTTGCCGTTTCCGTCTTCATGTCGGCGGTCATGAAGGTGAACAGCTTCGTGCCGACCACGGCACGCGTCAGCTCCAGAAGCGCATCGAAAGGGGCATCCGGGGTCGTGGCAAGCGCAAGCGCACGGTCGAATTCGGCCAGCGGGGCCGGTATAGTCGGTCATTGTCAGTCTCTGTTATGCGGGTTGGAGCGTGCCGCCGCTTGCGGCATAGAGTTCACACGAATAGGGATCGGCAAGCCGGCCCGACTTTAGCGCGTCGACGGTGGCGATCTCGACAACACGGCCATGGCGCATGACCGCCATCCGGTCGCAAAGGAAGGAAACCACGGGCAGATTGTGGGTCACCATCAGATAGGTGAGCCCCTGCTCGCGGCGAAGTTTCTTCAACAGGTTGAGGATTTCCGCCTGCACCGAGACGTCGAGCGCCGAAGTGGGCTCGTCGAGCAGCATCACGCGCGGCTCCAGCATCAAGGCGCGGGCAATCGCCACGCGCTGTCGCTGGCCGCCCGAAAGCTGGTGCGGGAAGCGGAAGCGGAAACGCTGGTCGAGACCGACCGCATCGAGCATATCCTTCACGCGCGTGTCGCGCCCGCCAATGCCATGCACGGCAAGCGGCTCGGCCAGGCAGTCATCCACCGTCTTGCGCGGATGCAACGATCCGTAAGGATCCTGAAACACCATCTGGCAGGTTTTTGCGAATTCCCGGTCAGGTTTGTGGCCGCGCGGCTTTCCGAGCACGGAGATGCGACCGCTCCAGTCGGGTGCAAGGCCGCTGATCGCCTTGAGGATGGTGGATTTTCCGGAACCCGACTCGCCCACCAGCGCGAAGCTCTCGCCCTCGGCCACCGAGAAATCGACGTCGAACACTACTGGCGTCTTGCCATAGCTGATCGACAGGTTTTCGAGTTGGATGGCGGCGTTCTTCATGTGCCCGCTCCCGTGGTCCAGGTGCTGCGGTCGAGCACCGGCAGTTCGTCGCGCTCCTCGTCCATGCGCGGCATGGCCGCAAGTAGGCCCTTCGTATAGGGGTGCGTCGCCTTGTTGAGATCGCTTGCCTTGCAGGTTTCGACGATCTCGCCGCTGTTCATGACGAGGATGCGGTCGCAATAGCGCGAGACGAGGTTCAGATCGTGACTGATGAGGATCAGCCCCATGCCCTTGCCGGTGACCAGATCGTCGATGATGTCGAGCACCTGCGCCTGCACCGAAACGTCGAGCGCCGAAGTCGGCTCGTCGGCGATCAGAAGGTCGGGCTCGGGGATGAGCATCATGGCGATCATCACGCGCTGGCCCATGCCGCCGGAAACCTCGTGCGGATAGAGGTTCGCCACCCGCTCCGGTTCGTTGATGCGCACGGCTTCCAGCATGGAAAGCACCCGCGCCTTCAGTTCGCTGCGCGCCAGCTTCCTGTGGGTGAGGAGCGCCTCGCCGATCTGCTCGCCGATGGTCATCACCGGGTTGAGCGAGAACTTCGGGTCCTGCATCACCATGGAAATGCGCGCGCCGCGAAGCTCGCGCATCTGCCGTTCGCTCTGGGCCAGAAGGTCGATGCCGTCGAAACGCATCCGGTCCGCCGCCACGCGGCCCGGCTTGCGGATGAGCCGCAGGATGGACCGGCCCGTCATCGACTTGCCGGAACCGGATTCGCCGACAATGCCCAGACGCTCGCGTCCGAGCGAGAAGGAAATGCCCTTCACCACGTCGACCGGTCCGCGGGATGTGGGGAAGGTGACGGTCAGGTTTTCGATTTCAAGCAGCGGTCCGCTCATTGCTTTTCTCCCTGCTTGGGATCGAGCACGTCACGCAGACCATCGCCCAGGAAGCAGAAGCCGAGGCTGACGAGAATGATCGCAAAGCCGGGCATGGTGGCGACCCACCACTGATCGAGGATGAAGTTGCGCCCGCGCGAGATCATCGCGCCCCATTCAGGCAAAGGCGGCTGCGCGCCGAGGCCAAGGAAGCCGAGGCCGGCGGCGGTGAGGATGATGCCCGCCATGTCGAGCGTCACGCGCACAATGGTCGAGGACGCACAGAGCGGCAGCACGTGACGCAGGATGACGCGCGTTGCCGAAGCGCCCTGCAGCCTGACCGCCGAGATGAATTCCGAATCCCGGAAGGTGATCGTCTCGGCGCGGGCGATGCGCGCATAGACCGGCCATGCGGTGATGGCGATGGCGATGATGGCGTTTTCGATGCCCGGCCCCAGTGCTGCCACGAAGGCAAGCGCCAGAATGAGCTTCGGCATCGACAGGAAGATGTCGGTCACACCCATCAGGACGCGGTCGACCCAGCCACCGAAATAGCCCGACACCGCACCGACCACGAGGCCGATGGGAGCGGCGATGACGGCCACCATGGTGACAATCAGTAGCGTGATGCGCGCGCCATAGACGACGCGCGAATAGATATCACGACCAAGCTCATCCGTGCCCATCCAGTGTTCGGCGGATGGCGGCATGAGGCGGTTGGCGAGATCCTGGCCGATCGGAGAATAAGGCGCTATCAGCGGTGCGAAAATGGCCATGATGACCAGCACCAGCACGACCAGCGCGCCGACAACGGCGAGCGGATTACGCAGCAGTGCGGTCCAGACGCGCCATGCGCGGCCCAGATTGGCCTGCAGGCGCGAGGCGGGCGAATCGTCGAGAAGCCAGTCAATCATCGGCGTGCCCTCGGGTCGAGGATGCGGTAAAGCACATCGGAAATCTTGTTGATCATGATGAAGACAGCGCCAATCACCAGCGTCGCGCCGAGAACGGCGTTCATGTCGGCGGTCAGAAGCGCGGTCGTGAGATAGTTGCCGATGCCCGGCCAAGAGAACACGGTCTCGATCATCACCGAGCCTTCCAGCAGCGCTGCGTAGGACAGGCCGATCACGGTGATGAGCTGGATGCGGATCGGATAGAAGGCATGCCGCCAGATGACGCGGCGCTCGGACACGCCTTTCACGCGCGCCGTGGTGACATATTCCTGCCCGAGCTGGTCGAGCATGAAGGAGCGCGTCATGCGGGCGATATAGGCGAGCGAGAAGAAGCCGAGGATCGACGCCGGCAGCATCAGATGGTCGAGCGCATTCCAGAAAATGTCCCACTCGCCGGCGATCACGCTGTCGATGAGATAAAGCCCGGTCACGGGATCGAGCAGACCGTCATAGAAGATATCGACGCGGCCCGGACCGGCAACCCAGCCAAGCCCGGCATAGAAGACGGCCAGACCCACAAGGCCGAGCCAGAAGGCAGGCACCGAATAGCCGAGCAGGCCGAGCACGCGGATCACCTGATCGATCCAGCTGCCCTGATGCGTGGCGGCAACAACCCCCATGGGCACGCCCAGCACGACACCGATGATGATGCCGATGGTGGCCATTTCCAGCGTCGCGGGGAAGACGCGCGCCAGATCGTCGACCACCGGGCGGCCGGTGGAGATCGACATGCCGAGATCGCCTGTCAGAACATCACCCACATAGGCGAAGAACTGCACGATGAGCGGGCGGTCGAGGCCCATGGCCTGACGTGCCGCCTCGTAGACCTCCTGTGTCGCCCGGTCGCCGACGACCGAGAGCACGGGATCGATCGGCACGACACGACCGATGAAGAAGGTGATGGCCAGAAGGCCGAGAAATGTGACGGCGACGACGATGGCGAAACGAAAAACGCTCGCAGCGCTCTCGAAGGCTCGTCCTGCCAGCATGCTCATGCGGGCTCCGGCAGCCCCGGTGGATGGTTCAAACGCCATGGCTGTTTCGCTCTCTGGCCGCTGATTTTGTTGATGGATGCCCCAAACGCGCCCCCTCTCCCCTGGCTGACCTGCAAGCCGGCGCGCGCACCACCAGGAAGCCAACACTCTGATTTCATGCGATTTTGCGGCGAGGAAGCTCTCCCCGCGCCCTGCAAAACCTTCAAAAAAGAGCTTGGATCATACAAAAAAATCTGATTACATCAAAAAAATTTTTGTGGGGGAAAAATCTTTGAGCACGCAGCCGGCCCGCGCCATACCCGATGTCGACACCAGAATTGGTGTGCTGATCCGCGCCCGCCGAAAGCAGCTCGGTCTCACTCTGCAGCAACTGGGAGAGGCGTCCGGCCTTTCCGTCGGCTATCTGAGCCAGGTGGAGCGCGACAACGCCACGCCGACGCTCGGTTCGCTTGCCGGCATTGCCCGGGCGCTGGGTGTCGGGCTCGATTATTTCGTCGCCCAGCCCCGCGCCGAAGACGGGCTGACACGATCTGAAAACCGCGCTCAGTTTTCGATTGCCGGCTCCTCGATCATCTATGAGCGGCTGGGAACCGAGTTTCCCGGAAGCCAGCTATCCTCCTTCGTGCTGACAGTGCCGCCCGGCTATTCTTCGGAGACGGTGAGCCATGAGGGCGAGGAGCTGATCTACATTCTCGAAGGCACCATCACCCAGTATCTCGACGGCGAGGAAATGGTGATGAAGGCCGGCGACAGCCTGCATTATCGCGGCAACACCCCGCATGCCTGGAAGAACACCGCCGATACGCCGGCCCGCCTCTTGTGGACCGGCACGCTGACCGTGTTCGGCGCCAGCGGCCAGGCGAGCAACCGCATCGAACTGGTTTCGCCGGACAAGAGCTCCGGCAAACCCGCAAGAAAAACCAAGAGCAATCCCTGATCCAGAAAAGGAGGAGAACAAGATGAAGCTCTTCAAGACGGCGCTCCTTGCCGCCGCCCTCACCATGCCGCTTTCGCAGCATGTGCTCGCTGCCACGCCGGACAATGTGCTGGTCGTCGCGCAGAACATCGATGACATCGTCGCCATCGATCCCGCACAGGCCTACGAGTTTTCGTCGGGCGAGCTGGTCACCAACATCTATGACCGTCTCGTGCAGTATGACGCCGAAGACCCGACGGTGCTCGCTCCCGGCCTTGCAGCCGAGTGGGAAGCCGATGCGGAAGCAAAGACCATCACCTTCACCATGCGCGACGGCGCGACCTTCCATTCGGGCAACCCGGTGCGCGCGGAAGACGTGGCGTTTTCCTTTGCCCGCGTCATCAAGCTGAACCTGACCCCGGCGTTCATTCTCGCCCAGCTCGGCTGGACGGCGGATAATGTGGACCAGATGGTCACCGTCGACGGCAACAAGGTTGTCGTGAAATATGAGGGCGATTTCTCGCCGGCCTTCGTGCTCAACGTGCTGGCCGCCCGCCCGGCTTCCATCGTCGATGAAAAGACGGTGATGGAGCATGAAGAAAACGGCGACATGGGCAACAAGTGGCTCAATTCGAACTCTGCCGGTTCCGGCCCGTTCAAGCTGACCGCATACCGCCCCGGCGAGCTGGTGCGCATGGGCGCCAATGCCGACTACTTCAAGGGTGCTCCGAAGGTCGAGAACGTCATCATCCGCCACGTGGCGGAAGCAGCGACCCAGCAGCTTCTGCTTCAGTCGGGCGATGTGGACATGGCCCGCAACCTGACGCCGGACCAGATCAACGGCATTAGTGCCGACAACATCAAGGTCGAGACCTACCCGCAGGCGGCCGTGCATTTCGTCTCCTTCAACCAGAAGACCGAGGCGCTGCAGCCGGAAGCCGTGTGGGAGGCCGCGCGCTACCTCGTGAACTATGAGGGCATGACGGAAAGCTTCCTCAAGGGACAGATGGAAATCCATCAGGCCTTCTGGCCGAAGGGCTTCCCCGGCTCCTATGACGAGACGCCCTACACCTACGATCCGGAAAAGGCCAAGCAGATCCTCGCCGATGCCGGTGTGGAAACACCGATCAACGTGACGCTCGACGTCATCAACTCGACGCCGTTCACGGACATGGCGCAGTCGCTGCAGGCGAGCTTCGCGGAAGCCGGCATCAATTTCGACATCATCCCCGGCACGGGCTCGCAGGTCATCACCAAGTACCGTGAGCGCAGCCACGAGGCGATGCTGCTTTACTGGGGCCCGGATTTCATGGACCCGCACTCCAACGCGAAGGCCTTCGCCTATAACCGCGACAATTCCGACGACAACTACCAGGCCACCACCACATGGCGGAACGCCTGGGCCGTGCCGACGGAAATGAACGACAAGACCGCTGCGGCACTGGCCGAATCCGACGCTGACAAGCGCAACGCGATGTATGTCGAGCTGCAGAAGGAAGTGCAGGCCAAGTCGCCGATCGTCATCATGTTCCAGGCTGCCTATCAGGTGGCGATGGACAAGAAGGTGAATGGCTACGTCAACGGCGCCACCTCCGACTTCGTCTACTACCGGCTCGTCACGAAAGACTGATCAAAGCCGTATCCTTCGAGGCCGCCCCGCCAGTCGTGGCGGCCTCTTTGTCTTTCCATAGCGCCTCTCTCATTTCTGGAGTTTTTCGATGTCCACCACCTCCAACCGGCGGCTTGAGGCCCTGCGCGAGCGCATGCGCGAAACCGGCACCGATCTCGTCGCCATCGGCCCGTCGAGCCACATGATGTATGTGGCGGGCCTTGATCCGCACGGTGACGAACGCCCCGTCATGCTGCTGGTCTCGAAGGATCATGCCGGGTTTCTCATGCCCGCACTCAATGTCGACAGCTCGCGCCAGAAGACCGACCTGCCCTTCTTCCCCTGGCGCGACGATGACGGCCCGGACGCAGCCCTCGCCGAGCTCCTCAAGGCATCGAACCTGCCGGCGGCCCCGAGCGTTGTGATCGACGAGACGATGCGCGCCGATTTCGCGCTGCTTCTGCTCGACGCGCTGCCGGGCGCAAAGCGCCGTTTCACCGACGATACGGTCGGCCATCTGCGCGCCCGCAAGGACGAAGACGAGTACAAGCGCCTGAAGGCGAGCGCCGTGCTCAACGACAAGGCCGCCATGGCCGGTTTCGATGCGCTCAAACCCGGTGTCACCGAGCTGGAAGTGGCGGCAGCCATCCGCGACGTCTACAAGGCGGCGGGTGCGGTGCCGGTGTTCACCAGCGTGTGTTTTGCCGGAAATGGCGCCTTCCCGCATCATCACACCGGCGACACGAAGCTGAAGGAAGGCGATGCAGTGCTGATCGACACCGGCGGTCGGCTGGACGGTTATCCGTCCGACATGACACGGGTGGGCTACTACGGAAAGCCCGATGCTGAGTTTGAGAAGGTCCATGCCATCGTGGAGCGGGCGGTCACCGCAGCGCTGAATGCGGCGAAGCCGGGCGTTTCAGCCAAGGCCATCGACCGGGCCGCACGCGACGTGATCACCAAGGCAGGTTATGGCGAATACTTCACCCACCGCACCGGCCACGGTCTCGGCATCGACATTCACGAGCCGCCCTACATGACCGCCACCTCCGAGACGGTTCTGGACGAAGGCATGGTGTTCTCCATCGAGCCCGGTATCTACCTGCCCGGAAAATTCGGCCTGCGGCTGGAAGAGATCGTGATCCTGCGCGCCGACGGTGCGGAGATCCTTTCCGACCTGCCGCGCACCGCGCAGCTGCGCGGATAGAGGCTCACAAAGCCAGGCGGCGGTCGGGAAACCGATCGCCGCTTTTCTTTGGGCTGAAGGTCTGATACGCCTCCAGCCGCCGGAGAATCCCGGCACCGGTCGCAGCCTACCCGGTCATTAAAACAAGGAACCCGATCATGAAAACGCTCGTCGTCTGCTCAGGCGGACTCGATTCCGTTTCCCTTGCCCACAAGGTGGCGCGGGAACGAACCCTTATTGGCCTGATCTCCTTCGATTACGGCCAGAGACATCGCAAGGAGCTGGATTTCGCGGCAAAGGCAGCCGCCCGGCTCGGCGTCCCCCACGACCTTCTCGACATATCCGCCATCGGCCGGCATCTCTCCGGATCGGCTCTAACCGACGCCATCGACGTACCGGACGGTCACTATGCCGAGGAGACCATGCGCGTGACGGTGGTGCCCAACCGAAACGCCATCATGCTCGCCATCGCCTTCGGCATCGCCGCAGCGCGCGGGGCCGATGCCGTGGCTGCCGCCGTTCATGGTGGCGATCACTTCATCTATCCCGATTGCCGGCCGGGCTTCATTGATGCGTTTCAGGCCATGCAGGATGCAGCGCTCGAAGGCATGGGCGCGGTCAGCCTCTACACGCCCTTCGTGAACGGGACCAAGGGCGACATCGTGCGCGAGGGTGCGCGCGCTGAAACGCCGTTTGCCGAGACCTGGTCCTGCTACAGGGGCGGCGAAACCCATTGCGGGCGCTGCGGCACCTGCGTGGAGCGCCGCGAGGCCTTCCACGAGGCTGGCGTTACCGACCCCACCATCTATGACGATCCGGACTTCTGGCTTGCCGCCACCGGGCGACAGGCCACCCCACGACAGGCCACCCCACGACAGGCCATTGGGGAGGCAGAGCATGTATAGGGTCAGCAAGGAGTTTCACTTCTCCGCCTCGCACCGCCTGGCGAACCTGCCGGACGACCAC includes:
- a CDS encoding M24 family metallopeptidase, with the protein product MSTTSNRRLEALRERMRETGTDLVAIGPSSHMMYVAGLDPHGDERPVMLLVSKDHAGFLMPALNVDSSRQKTDLPFFPWRDDDGPDAALAELLKASNLPAAPSVVIDETMRADFALLLLDALPGAKRRFTDDTVGHLRARKDEDEYKRLKASAVLNDKAAMAGFDALKPGVTELEVAAAIRDVYKAAGAVPVFTSVCFAGNGAFPHHHTGDTKLKEGDAVLIDTGGRLDGYPSDMTRVGYYGKPDAEFEKVHAIVERAVTAALNAAKPGVSAKAIDRAARDVITKAGYGEYFTHRTGHGLGIDIHEPPYMTATSETVLDEGMVFSIEPGIYLPGKFGLRLEEIVILRADGAEILSDLPRTAQLRG
- a CDS encoding ABC transporter substrate-binding protein, with product MKLFKTALLAAALTMPLSQHVLAATPDNVLVVAQNIDDIVAIDPAQAYEFSSGELVTNIYDRLVQYDAEDPTVLAPGLAAEWEADAEAKTITFTMRDGATFHSGNPVRAEDVAFSFARVIKLNLTPAFILAQLGWTADNVDQMVTVDGNKVVVKYEGDFSPAFVLNVLAARPASIVDEKTVMEHEENGDMGNKWLNSNSAGSGPFKLTAYRPGELVRMGANADYFKGAPKVENVIIRHVAEAATQQLLLQSGDVDMARNLTPDQINGISADNIKVETYPQAAVHFVSFNQKTEALQPEAVWEAARYLVNYEGMTESFLKGQMEIHQAFWPKGFPGSYDETPYTYDPEKAKQILADAGVETPINVTLDVINSTPFTDMAQSLQASFAEAGINFDIIPGTGSQVITKYRERSHEAMLLYWGPDFMDPHSNAKAFAYNRDNSDDNYQATTTWRNAWAVPTEMNDKTAAALAESDADKRNAMYVELQKEVQAKSPIVIMFQAAYQVAMDKKVNGYVNGATSDFVYYRLVTKD
- a CDS encoding helix-turn-helix domain-containing protein, producing MSTQPARAIPDVDTRIGVLIRARRKQLGLTLQQLGEASGLSVGYLSQVERDNATPTLGSLAGIARALGVGLDYFVAQPRAEDGLTRSENRAQFSIAGSSIIYERLGTEFPGSQLSSFVLTVPPGYSSETVSHEGEELIYILEGTITQYLDGEEMVMKAGDSLHYRGNTPHAWKNTADTPARLLWTGTLTVFGASGQASNRIELVSPDKSSGKPARKTKSNP
- the queC gene encoding 7-cyano-7-deazaguanine synthase QueC; translation: MKTLVVCSGGLDSVSLAHKVARERTLIGLISFDYGQRHRKELDFAAKAAARLGVPHDLLDISAIGRHLSGSALTDAIDVPDGHYAEETMRVTVVPNRNAIMLAIAFGIAAARGADAVAAAVHGGDHFIYPDCRPGFIDAFQAMQDAALEGMGAVSLYTPFVNGTKGDIVREGARAETPFAETWSCYRGGETHCGRCGTCVERREAFHEAGVTDPTIYDDPDFWLAATGRQATPRQATPRQAIGEAEHV
- a CDS encoding ABC transporter permease produces the protein MAFEPSTGAAGARMSMLAGRAFESAASVFRFAIVVAVTFLGLLAITFFIGRVVPIDPVLSVVGDRATQEVYEAARQAMGLDRPLIVQFFAYVGDVLTGDLGMSISTGRPVVDDLARVFPATLEMATIGIIIGVVLGVPMGVVAATHQGSWIDQVIRVLGLLGYSVPAFWLGLVGLAVFYAGLGWVAGPGRVDIFYDGLLDPVTGLYLIDSVIAGEWDIFWNALDHLMLPASILGFFSLAYIARMTRSFMLDQLGQEYVTTARVKGVSERRVIWRHAFYPIRIQLITVIGLSYAALLEGSVMIETVFSWPGIGNYLTTALLTADMNAVLGATLVIGAVFIMINKISDVLYRILDPRARR